The genomic interval GGGCCGCCATCATGGCGTAATAGGCGGCCATCCCGAAGTGGTTGCTGCTCCGGACTCCCACCACTCCGGCCCCGTGTCTTGCTGCCAAACCGGTGGCGATCATCATGGCGAGGGAGGCCGCCACGTGGCCCAGGGCATTGCCGGCGTCAATAAGCCCGACCGCACCCCCCTTCTTCACCAACCGGATGGAGGGACGCCGGGATACCAGATCCCTCTGAATCCTGGCCACATACGCCGGCAGCCGGGAAACGCCGTGGGAATACACGCCCCGTAAGTCGGCAGCCACGATGGCCCGCGAAGCCAGACCCGCGTGTGGCTCGGGTAGCCCTACCGCCGCGAGCACACGCCGCCCGAACTCTTCCAGTTCTCCGGGATCTACCCGGACCCCGACCTCACCCGGCACACCAGCCGCCTCCTGCACAGCAACTGGTGCAAGAGGCGTGCCACCCGCCGCACCGGCCACCCAGACAGACACGTAGATCGCGCAAAGGGCTGGCATTGGCCGGGCACGGGGCCGTCATCCGGCGTGTACGCCGCCGGAAACCGGTGTCCGCAACACCGCTGGGATTTCACATTGAATTACTAGGGGCATTCCCTCGTTTCAGGGTGCAACTGTAGCCTCTTCAAGCGACGCCACAGCGTGGTGGTGCTGATTCCCAGCCGTTCCGCCGCTTTCGCTCGGTTCCAACCCACTTCCCGCAATACCTGCATGATGGCCAGTTCCTCGGTCTGCGCCAGAAGGCCCCGCGACGAAAGCGATGGGCTTACCTGCCGCTGCAACTCGTCGTCCGCCGCCCGGGCAAGGTCCTCCACTCCGACGAGCTCGGAATCCACCAGCAGGCACAAGCGCTCGGCCAGGTTCTCCAGCTGGCGGATGTTCCCGGGCCAGCGGTAAGTCATAAGGAGGGAAACCGCATCCGGGCGCAGTCTCTTGGGCCTGGCGCCCACCATCTCCGCCTTCCTGCGCAGAAAGTGTTCCAGCAGCAGGGGAACATCCTCAGGTCTCTCCCGCAACGGCGGGACTTTGATCCGCAAGACGTTCAACCGGTAATACAGATCGCGCCGAAACTCGCCCCTTTCCACCAGATCCTCCAGAGGCCGGTTGGTGGCGGCGATCACCCGGACGTCAACGGGCACAACCCTGGTATCCCCCAGGCGCATGACCTCCTTCTCCTGGATCACCCTGAGAAACCGCGATTGTAGGGAGGGACTCACCTCCGAAACCTCGTCCAGGAATATGGTGCCCCCGTGGGCCAGCTCGAACAGGCCAGGCTTACCGCCTTTCCTGGCCCCGGTGAACGACCCCTCCACGTAGCCAAATAGCTCGCTCTCCAGGAGGTTCTCGGGCAGGGCACCGCAGTTCACGGCTACAAAGGGACCGGCGGCTCGCTTGCTCGCCAGGTGAATCCCCTGAGCCAGGATCTCCTTACCGGTGCCGCTCTCGCCCGTGATGAGGACACACGCGTCCGACTGCGAGAACTTGCGCGCCGCCTCCACGGTGGCCCGGAAGTTCGCGCTGACGCCCAACACATCCTCGAGCGCGTGCTTGGCCACCAGACCCCTCTGACCCTGGGTCAAACGAATGCGGACGTTTTGCTCCAGCTTCTGCAGCTTGTTGACTTCCTGAAAGGTGGCTACCGCCCCCATGATCTGGCCGTCCACCAGTATGGGCACGCGGTTGGTCACTATGGTAACCCCTCGCCCAACCTCCTGAAGCTCTCCCAGTTGGGGGCGACCGCTGGCCACCACTTCCGGCAGCCTGGTGTCGGGGATCACCCGGCGGACATCCTGACCTATTACCTCCCGCGTCGGAATCCCCATGATCGATTCGGCCACCGGGTTAAAAAGCGTCACCCGGTTGTCCCTGTCGACGGCTACGACCCCATCCCAGATGAAATCCAGAATGGCCTTTAGCTCGTTGGCCCGGCGCTTCTCCGCCCGGATAGCGTCGCGAACCCTGAGCGCCTCCAGGAGAGCCTGGCGAACACCCTCATGAGATGATTCCAGGAGCACCGCCGGTGC from Bacillota bacterium carries:
- a CDS encoding sigma 54-interacting transcriptional regulator, translated to MGVSLIAPNKGLASLARQVASELGRDVRVVQGLLDEAVAVARAEVARGAEVLVSRGGTATRIRAADLGVPVVEVSVTAHDVLQAVKNARGLGSDIILVGFATIATAAEGFAQVFTELTGIRLRVVRVDDEASFLEEMVIAARAAAAGPVFVGGHRVIELAGRIGAPAVLLESSHEGVRQALLEALRVRDAIRAEKRRANELKAILDFIWDGVVAVDRDNRVTLFNPVAESIMGIPTREVIGQDVRRVIPDTRLPEVVASGRPQLGELQEVGRGVTIVTNRVPILVDGQIMGAVATFQEVNKLQKLEQNVRIRLTQGQRGLVAKHALEDVLGVSANFRATVEAARKFSQSDACVLITGESGTGKEILAQGIHLASKRAAGPFVAVNCGALPENLLESELFGYVEGSFTGARKGGKPGLFELAHGGTIFLDEVSEVSPSLQSRFLRVIQEKEVMRLGDTRVVPVDVRVIAATNRPLEDLVERGEFRRDLYYRLNVLRIKVPPLRERPEDVPLLLEHFLRRKAEMVGARPKRLRPDAVSLLMTYRWPGNIRQLENLAERLCLLVDSELVGVEDLARAADDELQRQVSPSLSSRGLLAQTEELAIMQVLREVGWNRAKAAERLGISTTTLWRRLKRLQLHPETRECP